Sequence from the Thermocaproicibacter melissae genome:
GGAATGCAGTCGTTCACAAGTTCGGAGTCAAAATCACCCGGGAAAAAAGTATAGTCCTCTCCCTCAACGAAAGCGTAGCCTGTGTTCATAACAATGAGCATTTCACGGCACTGCTTTTTCGCGAGGAGATTGTCGCAAATCAAGTTGGCTTTTCCCTGCCAAATCCAGCCGGTCTCGTCTTCACCGACTCCGTGTTGAATATAAAGAACCGGATATTTCTTTTCGGGATGTTCTTCGTAGCCCGGCGGGGTGTAAATCCAGCATGCCTTCATGCGACCCGTTACGGAGGAGCGGTAAAGCTCCATACGCACGTCGCCGTGAGGAACCTTCTGCATCAGGTAGAACTCGGAATCGTCATCGGGCATTTCAAAGAAGTTAATCGGATAGAAGCATCCATAGCCAACCGGAGCATCCGGGTTGATGCAGCGGTTTCCGTCCACAAAATATTCATGGTAGTGGAATCCTGCCGGAATACCGCTTATGGTAACACTCCAAAAGCCATCGCCCGTCGGCTTCATGTCGTGTTTTTCCTTTCCCATGTAGCCGCCGATGCCTGCCACCTGCACCGATTTTGCATTTGGAGCGTAGAAAGTAAATTCTACGTCACCGTTCTCCAACACACGAACTCCGGGTTTTACCGGCTTGTAATAAAGCGCGGAATAACCTTGTTTGCCTTCCTTGACCGCAACGACCTTGTTGATTGGGTCGAAGAAAAGCATGTGGGAATTAAGCGTCTGGTTCTCTACAATTGTTTTTTTCAAGAGCATCCCCCTCTTTAATCGTAAGATGCAGTGATGCAGCAACAACGTTTCCATCTCACTGGGAATAAAATCTACGGCAGAGTCATCGGCTGAAACCAGTGCAAAGCCATACTGAACTCGCCTCGTCCTTCCTGAAAACTCATTATAATCGTTTTAGCACTTTTGTCAATGCAAAATCGCATACTTTTGCCATTAAAATTACTTAATTTTTATTATATTTTACATATTTTTAGGACTTTTCGGCCATTAATTCACTTCTAAAATATTTTTTATTTGCTATTTGTTTTAATAAACCATATTTGCTGTGCAATCCTCATTAAATTATGTAATTCTCAATTTTTTTCATGTTTTCTGCAGCATAATTGACAATGTTTCAAAGATATTTTATACTGAAACAAGCTGACAGCAGCAGCTTAATGTTAAGCAAATCCGGTACATATTCGTTTCAATCGTACGATGATAGCTAATATTTTAGCATATTTGATCTATGCTGCTGCGTCAGTCTCGGCGTATTTCTCTTGGGCAAGAAAACGGCAATCTATCTCAAATTTTTGAAAAATAACCCGGCAAAGCTCTTTCCTTTCCCTTTTCACCTCCGCGGCAACACTGCGGGGCGTTATTTTTCTCTTGACATTTTGCTCTGGTACCGTATAATGTATATGCTAATTATTTATATGTAAACTATTTTACATTAAATATTTAACGGTTAAATTAATTTAAGCGAGGTGAATTGGGCATGAACGGCAGCAGCGACGATCTGGAGGTCCTATTCCGCAGAATTTCCGGCATGAAGCGCAGCTGTATCGACGCGGAATGTGTAAGGCGTGGCATTCATCTGGTTGGTCACCCTGCAATTCTGTTCTTCCTGAGACACTGCACAGCAGGCATGGCAGCATCTCAAAAGGAAATTGCAGACGCTCTGCACATGAGCACTCCAACCGTTGCGATTCAAATTAAGCGAATGGAAAAGGAAGGCCTTGTGCTGAAGGCTGCGGATGAAACAGATCTGCGTCGCAACATGATAACGCTGTCAGAAAAAGGGCGGATTCTTGCAGACGAAGCGCATGATGTCTTTGACTATGTGGAAAAGAATATGTTCAACAATCTGACTGCGGAAGAATGTTTACAGCTCAAAAAACTGTTCCTACGAATTGTTGCAAACCTGGAGCTCTTGAAGAGTGGGCAGCACCCGCCTAACAAAACGACATGACAGCGCACGAACCGGCAAAACATACCGGTGGCGCTCATTCTTTAGAATCCAGCAAAAACCATTAAGGGAGACGACGTATGGTCAAACGACTGCTTTCGTGTGTGCGAGAATACAAAAAGGATACCATTCTCACACCTATTTATGTAATTCTCGAATCCTTCTTTGAGATTTTGATTCCAACACTCATGTCCTATTTAATTGACTACGGCATCAGTAAAAAAGACATGTCGAGCATTATTCGGTTTGGTCTGGCCCTTGTTGCGGCTGCAATTAGCTCCCTCGTTGTTGGTGTCCTTGCGGGGACAAGCGCCGCAAAGGCTTCTTCTGGATTTGCGAAGAACCTTCGCCACGATATGTTCCACAATGTTCAGAATTTTTCATTCTCGAATATCGACCGCTTTTCCACCGGCAGCATCATCACGCGTCTCACGACCGACGTGACAAACCTCCAAATGGCTTTTCAGATGCTCAACCGTCTCGGAATCCGTGCGCCGATTATGATTATTTTTGCGCTCATTTTTGCGTTCCGCATCAGTGCACGCATGTCGCTTATTTTTCTCGTCATCATGCCGATTCTCTTCGGCGGTCTGATTTTCATTGCCGTTAATGTACACCCGATTTTTGTGCGGGTGTTCAAGACCTACGACAGGCTCAACAATGTCGTGCAGGAAAACCTTCTCGGCATCCGTGTCGTGAAATCTTACAACCGAGAAGAATTTGAAGAGGAAAAATTCAAAAACATTTCACAGAGGATTTTTGACCTCTTTGTCAAGGCGGAAAAGCGTCTCGCTTTCAATATGCCGCTGATGCAAATTTGCATTTACACCGTTATGATTCTTATTTCATGGTTCGGCGCAAAGGAAATCGTTGCTTCCGGCAATAACCCGTTAAACGGGCTGACAACCGGCGACCTCACGGGTCTCATCACCTATTCCATGCAGATTCTGATGAGCCTCATGATGCTCTCCATGATTTTCGTTATGATTATGATTTCCCGTTCTTCGGCGGAACGTATTTACGCGGTTCTCACGGAAAAGAGTGACATTGTCAACAAGCCGAACGCGATTAAGGAAGTAAAAGACGGTTCCATTGAGTTCAAGGATGTCACCTTTACTTATGCGCGTAAGGCGGATAAACCGGTTCTGAGCCACATCAATCTCTCCATCAAATCCGGCGAAATGGTCGGCATCCTCGGCGGTACAGGCTCCTCGAAATCGAGCCTTGTGCAGTTGATTCCGCGCCTTTACGATGTTGTGGAAGGAAGTGTATGTGTCGGCGGTGTGGATGTCCGCGATTACGACATCGAAGCCCTGCGCAACGCGGTTGCCATGGTGCTGCAAAAGAATGTTCTGTTCTCCGGCACCATCAAAGAAAACCTGCGCTGGGGCAACCCCAATGCAACGGATGAGGAAATCGTCAATGCCTGCAAGCTCGCGCAGGCAGACGGCTTTATTCGGGAATTTCCGAATGGCTATGACACCTACATCGAACAAGGCGGCACAAACGTTTCGGGCGGACAGAAGCAGCGCCTTTGCATTGCACGCGCCCTGCTGAAAAACCCAAAGGTTCTGATTCTTGACGACTCAACCAGCGCGGTTGATACCAAGACAGACAGCCTCATCCGCGCCGGCTTGAAAAATTATATTCCGCAAACGACCAAAATCATCATCGCTCAGCGTGTGGCGTCAGTCATGGACGCCGACAAGATTATCGTGATGAACGACGGCAAGATTTACGCCGTCGGCACACACGACGAGCTGATGAAGACCTGCGACATTTATCGTGAAGTTTATGAATCTCAGAACAAAGGGGGCAAACTCCATGTATAAGGCACGTACCGGGCAAGGGAATCCTCCACATGGCGTTCCTCCCAAGCAGCGTTTCAAACCGGGGACCATCAAGCGGCTTCTCTCTTATGTAGCAAAGTATAAAGTCCACCTGATTGTTGTGGTAATCTGCATTCTTTTAAGCGCGGGAGCAAACGCCGCATCTTCCCTCTTTCTGCAGCCTCTTGTTGACAATTACATTGTGCCGCTCGTCGGGCAGCCAAACCCCGACTTTTCCAATTTGCTCAAAGCGATCCTGATGATGGGTGCCGTCTATCTGACCGGTATTCTTGCAACCCTGACCTACAACCTCATCATGGTCGTTGTGGAGCAGGGCACCTTGAAAGACATCCGCGATGAAATGTTTTGTCATATGCAGACTTTGCCAATTCGCTATTTTGACACCCACTCTCACGGCGATGTGATGAGCTGCTACACAAACGATACCGATGCGCTGCGCCAAGCGATTTCGCAAAGCATTCCGCAGATGTTCTCCTCCATTGTTATGGTTGTGGCATCGTTTGTCTCTATGCTCTACCTAAGCGTCCCGCTTTCTGGCTTCGTGCTTGTGTTCGCGTTCCTCCTGCTGAAGGTCATGAAGGCCATCGTGAGCAGAAGCGGCGTTTACTTCATGAGGCAGCAGCAAACTCTCGGCGATGTGAACGGTTTCATTGAAGAGATGATTAACGGCCAGAAGGTCATCAAGGTCTTCTGCCATGAGGAGGAAACCAAAGAGGCGTTTGACAAAAAGAACGAAGAACTGTGCTACTGCGCAACGGAAGCAAGCAAATACGGCAACATCACCATGCCGGTCGTCGGCAACATGGGCTATGTTCTGTATGTTCTCCTTGCCCTTGTCGGCGGTTCCGTTGCCATTGCCGGCTGGCCGAACCTCACTCTGACTGGAATGAAGCCCTTCTCCATCGGCACCATCATTTCGTTCCTCACCCTTTCCCGTAGTTTTATCAACCCAATCGGCCAGATTTCCTCACAGTTCAACATGGTCGTCATGGCTATGGCAGGCGCTTCGAGAATCTTCGATTTGCTCGACGAAAAGCCGGAAGAAGACAACGGCTATGTTACTCTCGTAAACGCCAAGATTGAAAACGGCGAAATCAAGGAGTGCAAGGAACGCACCGACATGTGGGCTTGGAAACATCCTCACAGCGACGGCACCGTAACCTACACTCCGCTGCGCGGCGAAATCCGTTTTTACGATGTCGACTTTGGCTATGACCCTGACAAGCCCGTTTTGCACAACATCACCCTTTACGCGAAACCCGGTCAGAAGGTCGCGTTCGTCGGAGCGACCGGTGCCGGCAAAACGACAATTACCAACCTCATCAACCGCTTCTATGACATTGCGGACGGTAAAATCCGCTACGACGGCATCAACATTAACAAAATCAAAAAATCCGACCTGCGGCGTTCTCTCGGAATCGTGCTGCAGGACGTAAACCTCTTCACCGGCACCGTGATGGACAACATCCGCTACGGCAAGCTCGATGCGACCGACGAAGAATGTATTGCAGCGGCGAAGCTCGCTAACGCAGACGGGTTCATCCGCATGCTTCCGAACGGCTACCAGACGGTGTTGGAAGGCGACGGCAGCGGACTTTCACAAGGCCAGCGCCAGCTTATCTCGATTGCGCGTGCGGCTGTTGCCGACCCGCCCGTCATGATTCTTGACGAAGCGACGTCCTCCATCGACACCCGCACCGAGGCGATTGTCCAGAAGGGCATGGATGCGCTGATGAAAGGCCGCACCGTGTTCGTCATCGCGCACCGCCTCTCCACCGTACAGAATTCCGACGTCATCATGGTTCTCGACCACGGCCGCATCATTGAACGCGGCAGCCACGAACAGCTCATTGAGCAAAAGGGCAAATACTATCAGCTCTACACCGGAGCGTTCGAGCTCGAATAACCAGCAAAACCAAATAAGGCCTCCTGCCGCTGGTGCGGCAGGAGGCCTATTTTGTTGATGATTTTTCTTTCTGCCTTCCACGCAGTGAAGTCTGACAAGAAACAAATACCAAAGTGTCTTTTTGCAAAAACGAAAGAAATCAAAAAAGTAGCCGGAGAGAGAACAGATTCTCTCTCCGGCTACTTTTGTCACTTAACTGTAATTACTCACCGAAGGTACTCTTCAGTTTCTCAAAGAACGAACGGCGTTTCTGATAATTCTTATCTTCGCCGGATTTCTCAAATTCACGCAGTAAATCTTTTTGCTTCTGAGAAAGGTTCCGCGGAACCTCAATCGTCATGCGCACATACTGGTCGCCGCGGCCTCTGCTGCCGAGCTTCGGAATTCCTTTGCCGCGCAGCTTAAATACGTCACCCGGCTGAGTGCCCGGGTGAATCTGATACTCCACTTTGCCGTCGATGGTCGGCACCACGACCTCTGCACCAAGCGCTGCCTGGGTAAAGGTAATCGGCAGTTCACACCAAACGTCGTTTCCGCGCCGTTCAAAAATCGGGTGCGGTTCCACATGCACGAGGACATGAAGGTCGCCGTTCGGGCCGCCGTTCACGCCGGCATTGCCCTTTCCGCTCACGTTGAGAATCTGGTTGGAGTCGATGCCTGCCGGCACATTGATTTCAATTGTCTTATGGCGATTCACTCTGCCGCTGCCGCCGCACGCCGGGCAGGGGTCGTCAATGACCTTGCCGGAACCACCGCAGCGGTCGCAGGTACGGGTCGTCTGAACCAAGCCGAACGGCGTGCGCTGACTGATGCGCACTTGGCCTGTGCCGTTGCATTGCGGGCAAGTGCGGGTCGCGCCGTTTTTTGCGCCGGTGCCGTGGCACTCTTCACAAACCTGTACCTGATTATAAGTAACCTGCCTTACACAGCCCTTAGCGGCCTCTTCAAAGCTGATGGTAACTGAGGCTTCACTGTCGGTGCCGCGCCGCGGCGCGTTCGAGGCCGCCCGACGCCCGACGCCAAAGCCATCAAACCCAAAGCCACCGAAAACACTGTTGAAAATATCGTCTATGTCGAATCCGCCGGTGAATGGGCTTCCGCCCGCACCGCCGCCGAAATTTGGGTCTACCCCCGCCTGGCCGAACTGATCGTAGCGTGCGCGCTTGTCTTTATCGGAGAGAACCTCATAGGCTTCGTTAATCTCCTTGAACTTCGCTTCCGCCTCTTTGTCGCCCGGGTGCAGATCAGGATGATATTTTTTTGCGAGCTCCCGATATGCCTTTTTTATCTCAGCTTCAGTGGCATTTCTTGGCACGCCCATGATTTTGTAGTAGTCTTTTTCAGCCAAGCCTATCACTCCTGAAATAACACGGTGAGGGGCAGCCGGCCGGCTGCCCCATCTCGTATTGGATCAAATCTGCGTTCTTTCGTTCATCAAACCGCTCCCGACGATCTCTACCACCAGGAGAATGGTTTCTTTTGGCTTATTTCTTGTTATCGTCTACATCATGATATTCGGCATTGTAGACAGTGTTTCCGTTTGCATCGGTGGACGGGCCGGTCTGCGTCTGCTGAGCAGCACCCTGCGAAGCGACATTCTTGTAGAGTTTTTCACTTACCGCAAACATTGTCTTCTGCAGTTCTTCGGTCTTTGCCTTAATTTCGTCAGCATTGTCCGAAGACATGGTCGAGCGGACTTCGGAAATCTTAGAGTTCAGTTCGGTCTTGTCAGACTCGCTAATCTTGTCGCCGTTCTCTCTCAGAAGCTTTTCAACCTCATAGCAGAGGTTTTCGGCTGCGTTCTTAGCGTCAACTGTTGCACGGCGCTTCTTGTCTTCTGCTTCATATTTCTGAGCTTCCTTGATAGCGCGGTCAATATCTTCCTTGCTCATGTTGGAGCTGGAAGTAATTGTAATCTTCTGCTGTTTTCCAGTGCCAAGGTCTTTTGCGGAAACATTCACGATGCCGTTGGCGTCGATATCGAACGTAACCTCAATCTGAGGAATTCCACGCGGTGCCGGCGGGATTCCATCCAGTTTGAAGATACCGAGCTGCTTATTGTCGCGGGCAAATTCACGTTCACCTTGCAGCACGTTAATCTCAACGGATGTCTGGTTGTCGGTTGCCGTGGAGAAGATTTGGCTCTTCTTCGTCGGGATGGTAGTGTTGCGTTCAATGATCTTAGTCATGACACCGCCCATGGTCTCAACGCCGAGCGAAAGCGGAGTAACATCCAAGAGGAGCAGTCCTTCGACTTCGCCGCCGAGAACACCAGCCTGCAGTGCAGCACCGATTGCAACGCATTCATCCGGGTTAATGCCCTTGAACGGCTCTTTGCCGGAAAGTCTCTTAACAGCTTCCTGAACAGCCGGAATACGGGAAGAACCGCCGACCATGAGAACCTTGCTGATGTCGTTGAAGGTGAGGCCTGCGTCGGAAAGTGCCTGCTTAACCGGCTCAACGGTCTTTTCAACCAAGTCTGCGGTGAGCTCGTCGAACTTTGCGCGGGTCAGGGTCATGTCGAGGTGCTTCGGGCCGCTTGCGTCTGCGGTGATGAACGGCAGGTTAATCTGCGTGGAGGTCATGCTGGAAAGCTCAATCTTCGCTTTTTCAGCAGCTTCCTTCAAGCGCTGCATTGCCATCTTGTCGCCCGAGAGGTCGATTCCGTTTTCTTTCTTGAACTCGGAAATCATCCAGTCCATGATGCGCTTGTCGAAGTCATCGCCGCCGAGGCGGTTGTTACCAGCGGTTGCCAGAACCTCCTGCACGCCGTCGCCCATCTCGATGATGGAAACATCGAATGTACCGCCGCCGAGGTCATAGACCATGATTTTCTGTTCCTGGCCCTTGTCGATGCCGTAGGAAAGAGCTGCGGCCGTCGGCTCGTTGATGATACGCTTGACTTCGAGGCCAGCAATCTTACCGGCGTCTTTTGTCGCCTGGCGCTGGCTGTCGGTGAAGTAAGCCGGAACAGTAATAACTGCGGAATTGACGGTCTCACCGAGGTATGCTTCTGCGTCTGCTTTCAGCTTCTGCAGAATCATAGCCGAAATTTCCTGCGGGGTATAGCTTTTGCCGTCGATTGTTACCTTGTAATCGGAACCCATTTCACGCTTAATGGACAAAATGGTGCGTTCCGGGTTTGTAATTGCCTGACGCTTTGCCACCTGACCGACCATGCGTTCACCGGTCTTGGAGAAAGCGACAACAGACGGTGTCGTGCGGGCACCTTCAGAGTTCGGAATAACAACAGGTTTGCCACCTTCAATCACGGCAACACACGAGTTTGTTGTACCTAGGTCAATTCCAATTGTTTTGGACATATTGATTACCTCCAAAATACATTTCTTTCGTTCGGATTCAAATTTATGGATAAACCGGAAGCGGTTGCCCGCACCGATTATATTTACCTAAAAACACGGGAGTTTTTTCAACCCCCACGCCAATATCCGCCTTTTGGCTTTCTTTTGCCGCAGGCGGCATGCACGCTGTTTTAGTTCGCAGCCTGAACCATCGCGTGGCGAATGACTTTGTCGCCTATGCAATAGCCTTTCTGGAACACCTTTGCAACGACGTTCTCACCGAGGTTTTCGTCTTCGATGTGGGCAACGGCGTTGTGCTTCATCGGGTCAAAGGGTTCGCCCTCTTTTCCCATTTCGGTAACGCCGAGCTTTTCGAGCGCCGCAAGCATCTGTTTGTGGGTCATTTCCACACCTGTGCGAAGAGCTTCAACCGAGCACTCTTTCTGCTCCAGTGCACGTTCCAGATTATCTTCAACGCCGAGGAACTCTTTCACGGCATCCGCTACGGCATCGTTGTAAAGGGCTTCCTTTTCCCTCGCCGTGCGTTTGCGGTAGTTATCGTACTCCGCCGCCGTGCGCAGCAAGATGTCTTTCTGCTTTGCAAGGGCTTTCTCGGTTTCTTCGAGCTTTTTCTTGGTTTCTTCCAGTTCTTTCTTGAGTAATTCGGCATCGGGAACCTGATTTCCCTCGCCACCCTGAGTTTCGGCCGTCGGCTTCTCTTCACCGGTGTTTTCCGCCATCTTCTCGGCTGTCTCTTTCTCAGCCGTTGCATTTTCGGCCGTTGTATTTTCGGCTGCCTCTTGCTTTTCTTCACCGGTGTTTTCCGCTATTTTCTTATCAGCTGTCTCTTTTTCAGCTGCTGTGTTTTCGGCTGCCTCCTGCTTTTCTTTTTTGGCGTTCTCTTTTTCTTGATTCAAGAGAAAAGCCCCCCTTTATTAATCTAAATCCATCAACTCGGTGAGCATTCTGCCGACCGAACTGGAAAGGTATTCCATGTTGGTGATGATTTTTCCGTAATCCATGCGCGTCGGGCCGATAACCGCAATCGCTCCGGCGTCTCTGTTGCCGATGGAGTAGCGTGAGACAATCACGCTGGAATCCTGCAGTTCCGGACGCTGACTTTCAAGGCCGATGAGCACTTTGGTGTTCTCTTTTCCTCTCGAGAGTAGCTTACAGAGGTCTGCGGGACGCGAGAGAAAATCTACGATTCTTCGGATATCTTCCTGCCTGAATTCCGGGTAAATCAGCAAGTTGACTTCACCGTTCAGGCACACATCGGAATGTGCGGATTCTCTTGCCGCTTCCGCCACCGCCATCAGCGCCGAACTCATCATCATGGCCATATCGCCCAGCGATGCCGCCAAAGTCTGCATATAGGCCGGCGTAACGGAGATAACCGGCACACCAACCAGCTTTTCGTTCAGCAGGCGGAAGAAAACCCTGAGGATTTCCGGCGTGAGGTCGAAATCGCAGTGGAAAACGCGGCTCTTCATCGTACCGGCTGAGGTCATCAGGATGACCATTGCCGTGCGGCGGCTGGTCTGCACCAACTGAATCGCCCGAATGACGCCGTCTTCACCGCTCGGAGTGGTGGAGACTGCTGCGTACTTTGTCATGGAAGCAAGTACCTTTGCCACGCCTTCCAGAAGCTTTTCCGGGTCGTAGGCGGAGGGAAGAATCATACTGTCGAGATACTGCTTCTCTTCCTGTGAAATGGGCCGCCGTTTCATGAGCGAATCAATGTAAACGCGGTAGCCTTTCTGGGAAGGAACGCGCCCGGCCGACGTATGCGGCTGCTCCAAAAGGCCCATGGAGCTCAACTCACTCATCTCATTGCGAACGGTTGCCGGAGACACCCGGAAGTTAAGGGTATCGCAAAGCGACTTTGAACCAACCGGCTCGCCTGTTGCGATGTAGAGTTCCACGACCGCTGCGAGGATTTTCCGTTTTCGTTCGCTAAGTTCCAACCCTTTTCCCTTCTTATCTATGGATTAGCACTCGTGTATGTTGAGTGCTAACTCTGTCTATAAGAGTACCATTACTTTGCCCGAATGTCAAGTTTTTATTTGTAAACTAATTGTGACGTAACAGGAATTTTCGCTGGAAATTTACACCGTCTGGGCACCATTAAGGCGCCCGACATCAATAGTCCGTGCGTGCAGGCTCAGCCTGCAAACAGAATTTCCGCTGTGAGCATATTGGAAACAAGAAATCCCTTCGGCGTGAAATGAAAGCCGCCTTTTTCGCAGACCGTCAGGCCGCCCGCTTCATACCGCCGGGCGGCTTTTTTGATGCGCTCGGGTATCGGGGTTCCGAACCGCGCGAGGCAGGCTTCGTCGGTAAGGCCTTCCGTCAGGCGCAGGCGGAGCATCGCAAACTCCTCAAACCCGCCGCCTGTGCCGTCCTGCTCCGGTTCCTCGCCGCGCAGAAAGCCGGCAAGGCTTCGGGCATAATGAAATCGCTTTCCGCTGAGGAACGAATGTGCCGAAGGCCCGAGACCAAGGTATTCCTCACAATGCCAGTACTTCGTGTTGTGCCGGCTTTCAAAACCCGGCTCCGCGAAATTGGAAATTTCATACTGCCGATACCCGAGTGTTTCTAGCTCGCGGCAGGCGGCGAGATAAAGCTCCGCCGCGCCGTCTTCACTCGGCAGGTTCAGCGTATCTTTTTGTTTCCAATATAACGTGTGCGGCTCCAGAATAAGCAGGTAGGCGGAAACGTGTTTCGCGCCAAGTTTCCTGCAAAACGATACGGAACGGGCAAGGCTTTCTTCCGTCTGCCCCTGTACCGCAAGCATGAGGTCTAGGGAAAGGTTCTCGATTCCGGCCCGA
This genomic interval carries:
- the hrcA gene encoding heat-inducible transcriptional repressor HrcA: MELSERKRKILAAVVELYIATGEPVGSKSLCDTLNFRVSPATVRNEMSELSSMGLLEQPHTSAGRVPSQKGYRVYIDSLMKRRPISQEEKQYLDSMILPSAYDPEKLLEGVAKVLASMTKYAAVSTTPSGEDGVIRAIQLVQTSRRTAMVILMTSAGTMKSRVFHCDFDLTPEILRVFFRLLNEKLVGVPVISVTPAYMQTLAASLGDMAMMMSSALMAVAEAARESAHSDVCLNGEVNLLIYPEFRQEDIRRIVDFLSRPADLCKLLSRGKENTKVLIGLESQRPELQDSSVIVSRYSIGNRDAGAIAVIGPTRMDYGKIITNMEYLSSSVGRMLTELMDLD
- a CDS encoding alpha/beta hydrolase-fold protein, translating into MKKTIVENQTLNSHMLFFDPINKVVAVKEGKQGYSALYYKPVKPGVRVLENGDVEFTFYAPNAKSVQVAGIGGYMGKEKHDMKPTGDGFWSVTISGIPAGFHYHEYFVDGNRCINPDAPVGYGCFYPINFFEMPDDDSEFYLMQKVPHGDVRMELYRSSVTGRMKACWIYTPPGYEEHPEKKYPVLYIQHGVGEDETGWIWQGKANLICDNLLAKKQCREMLIVMNTGYAFVEGEDYTFFPGDFDSELVNDCIPFIESKYRVLPGRENRAIAGLSLGSTQAFYTAMRHTDLFASLGIFSGGLPITRPEYDYTDFFNDPEKINSTFRVFFVSAGEQEPFCQQTMEQLEKMRKAGAHVTPYHHPGHHCWDTWRYSLLNFLPLLFAES
- a CDS encoding ABC transporter ATP-binding protein; the encoded protein is MYKARTGQGNPPHGVPPKQRFKPGTIKRLLSYVAKYKVHLIVVVICILLSAGANAASSLFLQPLVDNYIVPLVGQPNPDFSNLLKAILMMGAVYLTGILATLTYNLIMVVVEQGTLKDIRDEMFCHMQTLPIRYFDTHSHGDVMSCYTNDTDALRQAISQSIPQMFSSIVMVVASFVSMLYLSVPLSGFVLVFAFLLLKVMKAIVSRSGVYFMRQQQTLGDVNGFIEEMINGQKVIKVFCHEEETKEAFDKKNEELCYCATEASKYGNITMPVVGNMGYVLYVLLALVGGSVAIAGWPNLTLTGMKPFSIGTIISFLTLSRSFINPIGQISSQFNMVVMAMAGASRIFDLLDEKPEEDNGYVTLVNAKIENGEIKECKERTDMWAWKHPHSDGTVTYTPLRGEIRFYDVDFGYDPDKPVLHNITLYAKPGQKVAFVGATGAGKTTITNLINRFYDIADGKIRYDGININKIKKSDLRRSLGIVLQDVNLFTGTVMDNIRYGKLDATDEECIAAAKLANADGFIRMLPNGYQTVLEGDGSGLSQGQRQLISIARAAVADPPVMILDEATSSIDTRTEAIVQKGMDALMKGRTVFVIAHRLSTVQNSDVIMVLDHGRIIERGSHEQLIEQKGKYYQLYTGAFELE
- a CDS encoding ABC transporter ATP-binding protein encodes the protein MVKRLLSCVREYKKDTILTPIYVILESFFEILIPTLMSYLIDYGISKKDMSSIIRFGLALVAAAISSLVVGVLAGTSAAKASSGFAKNLRHDMFHNVQNFSFSNIDRFSTGSIITRLTTDVTNLQMAFQMLNRLGIRAPIMIIFALIFAFRISARMSLIFLVIMPILFGGLIFIAVNVHPIFVRVFKTYDRLNNVVQENLLGIRVVKSYNREEFEEEKFKNISQRIFDLFVKAEKRLAFNMPLMQICIYTVMILISWFGAKEIVASGNNPLNGLTTGDLTGLITYSMQILMSLMMLSMIFVMIMISRSSAERIYAVLTEKSDIVNKPNAIKEVKDGSIEFKDVTFTYARKADKPVLSHINLSIKSGEMVGILGGTGSSKSSLVQLIPRLYDVVEGSVCVGGVDVRDYDIEALRNAVAMVLQKNVLFSGTIKENLRWGNPNATDEEIVNACKLAQADGFIREFPNGYDTYIEQGGTNVSGGQKQRLCIARALLKNPKVLILDDSTSAVDTKTDSLIRAGLKNYIPQTTKIIIAQRVASVMDADKIIVMNDGKIYAVGTHDELMKTCDIYREVYESQNKGGKLHV
- the dnaJ gene encoding molecular chaperone DnaJ yields the protein MAEKDYYKIMGVPRNATEAEIKKAYRELAKKYHPDLHPGDKEAEAKFKEINEAYEVLSDKDKRARYDQFGQAGVDPNFGGGAGGSPFTGGFDIDDIFNSVFGGFGFDGFGVGRRAASNAPRRGTDSEASVTISFEEAAKGCVRQVTYNQVQVCEECHGTGAKNGATRTCPQCNGTGQVRISQRTPFGLVQTTRTCDRCGGSGKVIDDPCPACGGSGRVNRHKTIEINVPAGIDSNQILNVSGKGNAGVNGGPNGDLHVLVHVEPHPIFERRGNDVWCELPITFTQAALGAEVVVPTIDGKVEYQIHPGTQPGDVFKLRGKGIPKLGSRGRGDQYVRMTIEVPRNLSQKQKDLLREFEKSGEDKNYQKRRSFFEKLKSTFGE
- a CDS encoding MarR family winged helix-turn-helix transcriptional regulator, yielding MNGSSDDLEVLFRRISGMKRSCIDAECVRRGIHLVGHPAILFFLRHCTAGMAASQKEIADALHMSTPTVAIQIKRMEKEGLVLKAADETDLRRNMITLSEKGRILADEAHDVFDYVEKNMFNNLTAEECLQLKKLFLRIVANLELLKSGQHPPNKTT
- the grpE gene encoding nucleotide exchange factor GrpE, producing the protein MNQEKENAKKEKQEAAENTAAEKETADKKIAENTGEEKQEAAENTTAENATAEKETAEKMAENTGEEKPTAETQGGEGNQVPDAELLKKELEETKKKLEETEKALAKQKDILLRTAAEYDNYRKRTAREKEALYNDAVADAVKEFLGVEDNLERALEQKECSVEALRTGVEMTHKQMLAALEKLGVTEMGKEGEPFDPMKHNAVAHIEDENLGENVVAKVFQKGYCIGDKVIRHAMVQAAN
- the dnaK gene encoding molecular chaperone DnaK, with the protein product MSKTIGIDLGTTNSCVAVIEGGKPVVIPNSEGARTTPSVVAFSKTGERMVGQVAKRQAITNPERTILSIKREMGSDYKVTIDGKSYTPQEISAMILQKLKADAEAYLGETVNSAVITVPAYFTDSQRQATKDAGKIAGLEVKRIINEPTAAALSYGIDKGQEQKIMVYDLGGGTFDVSIIEMGDGVQEVLATAGNNRLGGDDFDKRIMDWMISEFKKENGIDLSGDKMAMQRLKEAAEKAKIELSSMTSTQINLPFITADASGPKHLDMTLTRAKFDELTADLVEKTVEPVKQALSDAGLTFNDISKVLMVGGSSRIPAVQEAVKRLSGKEPFKGINPDECVAIGAALQAGVLGGEVEGLLLLDVTPLSLGVETMGGVMTKIIERNTTIPTKKSQIFSTATDNQTSVEINVLQGEREFARDNKQLGIFKLDGIPPAPRGIPQIEVTFDIDANGIVNVSAKDLGTGKQQKITITSSSNMSKEDIDRAIKEAQKYEAEDKKRRATVDAKNAAENLCYEVEKLLRENGDKISESDKTELNSKISEVRSTMSSDNADEIKAKTEELQKTMFAVSEKLYKNVASQGAAQQTQTGPSTDANGNTVYNAEYHDVDDNKK